A single Amphiprion ocellaris isolate individual 3 ecotype Okinawa chromosome 1, ASM2253959v1, whole genome shotgun sequence DNA region contains:
- the ctsba gene encoding cathepsin B, with product MWHAAFLLLAASLSMSLARPRLQPMSNEMVNYINKINTTWKAGHNFHNVDYSYVKKLCGTMLKGPKLPVMVQYAGDLKLPKDFDAREQWPNCPTLKEIRDQGSCGSCWAFGAAEAISDRVCIHSNAKVSVEISSEDLLTCCDSCGMGCNGGYPSAAWDFWTSEGLVTGGLYDSHIGCRPYTIPPCEHHVNGSRPACTGEGGNTPECITKCESGYTPTYKKDKHFGKSSYSVESDETHIQTEIYKNGPVEGAFTVYEDFVLYKSGVYQHVSGSPLGGHAIKILGWGEEDGVPYWLCANSWNTDWGDNGFFKILRGSDHCGIESEIVAGIPK from the exons ATGTGGCACGCAGCCTTCCTCCTACTGGCTGCCAGCTTGTCGATGAGCCTGGCCAGACCTCGCCTTCAACCAATGTCCAATGAAATGGTCAACTACATCAATAAGATCAATACTACCTGGAAg GCTGGTCACAACTTCCACAATGTTGACTACAGTTACGTCAAGAAACTCTGCGGCACAATGCTGAAGGGACCTAAACTGCCAGTCAT GGTTCAGTATGCTGGAGACCTAAAGCTGCCTAAAGATTTTGATGCCAGAGAGCAGTGGCCCAACTGTCCTACCCTGAAGGAGATCAGAGACCAGGGCTCCTGTGGATCCTGCTGG GCATTCGGTGCTGCAGAGGCCATCTCCGACCGTGTATGCATCCACAGCAATGCCAAAGTCAGTGTGGAGATCTCCTCCGAGGATCTGCTGACCTGCTGTGACAGCTGTGGCATGGG ATGTAATGGTGGCTACCCCTCAGCTGCCTGGGACTTCTGGACCAGTGAGGGACTTGTCACTGGAGGTCTATATGACTCCCACATTG GCTGTCGTCCCTACACCATTCCTCCCTGTGAGCACCATGTGAATGGCAGCAGACCTGCCTGCACTGGAGAAGGTGGCAACACACCTGAGTGCATCACCAAGTGTGAATCTGGATACACACCCACCTACAAAAAAGACAAGCACTTTG GTAAATCGTCTTACAGCGTGGAGTCAGACGAGACGCACATTCAGACTGAGATATACAAGAATGGCCCAGTAGAGGGAGCATTTACAGTCTATGAAGACTTTGTCTTGTACAAGTCTG GTGTGTATCAGCACGTGTCAGGCTCTCCTTTGGGTGGACATGCCATCAAGATCCTGGGCTGGGGAGAGGAGGATGGTGTTCCCTACTGGCTCTGTGCCAACTCCTGGAACACTGACTGGGGTGATAATG GATTCTTTAAAATCCTGCGTGGATCTGATCACTGTGGTATTGAGTCTGAAATTGTGGCAGGAATTCCCAAATGA